A window of the Vigna angularis cultivar LongXiaoDou No.4 chromosome 3, ASM1680809v1, whole genome shotgun sequence genome harbors these coding sequences:
- the LOC108325230 gene encoding pheophytinase, chloroplastic isoform X3, which yields MCANLEAKYIRNIYILAQNYTVYAIDLLGFGASDKPPGFQYTMETWAQLILDFLNEVIQKPTVLIGNSVGSLACLIAASDSNQTLVRGIVLLNCAGGMNNKAIVDDWRIKLLLPLLWLIDFLLKQKGIASAIFERVKQRENLRNVLSSVYGNKESVDEELVEIIREPANAPGALDAFVSIVTGPPGPNPVVLMPNISLPVLLLWGDEDPFTPIDGPVGKYFSSLPSQQENVKLFLLEGVGHCPHDDRPDLVHEKLLPWLASL from the exons TATCTATATTCTAGCCCAGAATTATACTGTGTATGCTATTGATCTTCTCGGTTTTGGGGCTTCAGATAAACCTCCAGGCTTTCAATATACCATGGAAACTTGGGCTCAG TTGATCTTGGATTTCTTGAATGAAGTTATTCAGAAGCCAACAGTACTTATAGGAAACTCTGTTGGAAGTCTCGCCTGTCTCATTGCTGCCTCAG ATTCAAATCAAACTCTTGTGAGAGGCATTGTGCTGTTAAATTGTGCTGGTGGCATGAACAACAAAGCGATTGTTGATGACTGGAGGATCAAGCTACTATTACCCTTGCTTTGGctgattgattttttattaaagcaAAAGGGAATTGCCTCAGCAATTTTTGAGCGAGTTAAACAAAG AGAGAATTTAAGAAACGTTTTGAGTTCAGTGTATGGAAATAAGGAGTCTGTGGATGAAGAACTAGTGGAG ATCATCAGGGAACCAGCCAATGCTCCAGGGGCCTTAGATGCATTTGTGTCCATTGTGACTGGTCCACCGGGCCCCAATCCGGTGGTGTTGATGCCAAACATATCCTTGCCTGTTTTACTTTTGTGGGGAGACGAAGATCCCTTTACTCCAATTGATGGACCTGTTGGCAAGTACTTTTCTTCATTGCCTTCTCAACAAGAGAATGTTAAACTCTTCTTACTTGAAGGTGTTGGACATTGTCCCCATGATGACAGACCTGACTTAGTACATGAAAAGTTGCTTCCCTGGTTGGCAAGTCTTTGA